One stretch of Siphonobacter curvatus DNA includes these proteins:
- a CDS encoding GNAT family N-acetyltransferase, with amino-acid sequence MHFIHKTGQAIEEVFDDLAHLRIAVFRSFPYLYEGSLAYEKAYLQTYTKTKRSFLFAAYDGDRMIGATTCIPLEEETAELRQPFEEAGMDVRTIFYFGESILLPDYRGQGLGHRFFDEREAHARSFGTFQTACFCSVVRPETHPARPHDYRPLDEFWTKRGYHREPSLQSHMEWPDVGETTSTAKPMVYWLKALSPTTA; translated from the coding sequence ATGCATTTCATTCATAAAACTGGACAGGCAATTGAAGAAGTATTCGATGACCTGGCCCATTTACGCATTGCGGTATTCCGAAGTTTCCCGTACCTCTATGAAGGCTCTCTAGCGTACGAAAAAGCGTATTTGCAGACCTATACGAAGACGAAGCGTTCGTTCCTGTTTGCGGCGTATGACGGTGACCGGATGATCGGAGCCACCACCTGTATTCCTCTGGAAGAGGAAACCGCTGAGCTTCGTCAGCCGTTTGAAGAAGCAGGTATGGATGTTCGTACTATTTTTTATTTCGGAGAAAGCATCCTCCTGCCCGACTATCGGGGTCAGGGATTAGGGCATCGTTTTTTTGATGAACGCGAAGCCCATGCTCGCAGCTTTGGTACGTTTCAAACGGCCTGCTTCTGTTCCGTGGTTCGCCCGGAGACGCATCCGGCTCGTCCGCATGACTACCGTCCCCTGGACGAATTCTGGACCAAACGCGGCTATCATCGCGAACCTTCGCTGCAAAGCCATATGGAATGGCCCGACGTTGGGGAAACTACCTCGACGGCTAAACCCATGGTGTATTGGCTCAAAGCTCTATCACCTACCACTGCTTAA
- a CDS encoding nuclear transport factor 2 family protein: MTALEIVQQYYTYFNDKNWQGMLSLVDPEIRHEPNQGDARIGIEQFTKFLEHMDESYEETLTDLVFFSEPTQTRVAAEFVVNGVYKKGEDGLPEARHQTYELPAGAFLEVKDGKITRVTTYYNLPLWIQRVS, encoded by the coding sequence ATGACTGCACTGGAAATTGTTCAACAATATTATACCTATTTCAACGACAAAAACTGGCAGGGAATGCTAAGCCTGGTAGATCCCGAAATACGTCATGAACCCAACCAGGGTGATGCCCGCATCGGCATCGAGCAGTTTACCAAGTTTCTGGAGCACATGGATGAAAGCTACGAAGAAACCTTAACCGATTTGGTATTTTTCAGCGAACCTACGCAGACGCGGGTGGCCGCTGAATTCGTAGTGAATGGCGTTTATAAAAAGGGGGAAGACGGTCTGCCCGAAGCTCGTCATCAAACCTACGAATTGCCCGCTGGGGCTTTCTTGGAAGTGAAAGACGGAAAAATTACCCGCGTTACGACGTATTACAACCTGCCCCTCTGGATTCAACGCGTTTCGTAA
- a CDS encoding SRPBCC family protein — protein MSRTYSLKTIQKLPITLDQAWDFFSQPGNLKDITPSTMGFDIRSHHHGDRMYAGQIIEYTVKPLFGIPLYWMTEITHVKDHAYFVDEQRFGPYSLWHHQHHFREIAGGVEMTDIVHYRLPFWILGDIAHAIIAKDKLREIFTFRYQKSEEVFGAWPGGQSLNIQFY, from the coding sequence ATGTCCCGCACCTATTCCTTAAAAACGATTCAGAAGTTACCTATTACGCTGGATCAGGCCTGGGATTTTTTCAGTCAGCCCGGAAATCTGAAAGATATTACGCCGTCCACGATGGGCTTTGATATTCGTAGCCACCACCATGGCGACCGGATGTACGCCGGACAAATCATTGAATATACCGTAAAGCCCTTATTCGGCATTCCGCTGTACTGGATGACGGAGATTACCCACGTAAAAGATCATGCTTATTTTGTGGACGAACAGCGGTTCGGACCGTACAGTCTGTGGCACCATCAGCACCATTTTCGGGAGATTGCAGGTGGCGTGGAAATGACCGACATCGTGCATTACCGGCTGCCTTTCTGGATTCTGGGAGATATCGCTCACGCGATCATAGCGAAAGATAAACTGCGGGAAATCTTCACCTTTCGTTATCAGAAATCTGAAGAGGTATTCGGAGCCTGGCCGGGTGGACAGTCGCTCAACATTCAGTTTTATTAG
- a CDS encoding DEAD/DEAH box helicase, producing the protein MTFEDFNLNRQLLNAVSEAGYEQPTDIQEQAIPLILAGHDVLGIAQTGTGKTAAYVLPILYKVKYAQGSAPRALILAPTRELVMQIGDAIEQLGQYTDLRTLCLYGGLGPKTQIEALTAGVDILVSTPGRFMDLYLRGDIITKELKVMVLDEADKMMDMGFMPQIRRILEIIPRKRQNLLFSATFPEKVEKFSFEFLEFPTRIEVTPQATTATTVNQVIYSVPNLHTKINLLGYLLQDPAFQKVMIFVRSKEVADNIHKFISRKVFSEDEVRVIHANKGQNTRINAMQAFRDNTIRVLVATDVAARGIDVQEVTHVINFDVPLIYEDYVHRIGRTGRAFRTGEAITFVTEAEEYHIEKIEKIIGQEIPVEFLPEAVEVTNTPFQERQDMLREVDDQRKKEDPTFKGAFHEKKARPWQKAQAAGRPGSKPGGPKASKPGGRPGPKNSGGKKPTSGPKRGRR; encoded by the coding sequence ATGACGTTCGAAGATTTTAACCTCAATCGGCAATTGCTCAACGCCGTAAGCGAGGCCGGATATGAGCAACCCACCGACATTCAGGAACAGGCCATTCCGCTCATTTTGGCGGGTCATGATGTATTGGGGATTGCTCAGACCGGTACGGGTAAAACGGCGGCTTACGTCCTACCCATTCTGTACAAGGTCAAGTACGCTCAGGGTTCGGCACCACGGGCTCTGATCCTGGCTCCGACCCGCGAGCTGGTCATGCAGATTGGCGACGCTATTGAGCAACTGGGCCAATATACCGATTTACGGACACTCTGTCTGTACGGCGGACTCGGCCCCAAAACGCAGATTGAAGCCCTTACGGCTGGCGTAGACATCTTGGTCAGTACGCCGGGTCGTTTCATGGATCTGTACCTTCGCGGCGACATCATCACGAAAGAACTAAAAGTGATGGTACTCGATGAAGCCGACAAGATGATGGACATGGGTTTCATGCCACAGATTCGCCGGATTCTCGAAATCATTCCCCGCAAACGGCAGAACCTACTGTTTTCGGCTACGTTCCCGGAAAAAGTGGAGAAGTTTTCGTTCGAATTTCTGGAATTCCCCACCCGTATTGAAGTAACGCCGCAGGCAACGACGGCAACGACGGTGAATCAGGTCATTTATTCCGTACCGAACCTCCATACAAAAATCAATCTGCTGGGTTACCTCTTACAGGACCCCGCCTTTCAAAAGGTGATGATTTTTGTTCGCTCGAAGGAAGTCGCCGATAATATTCACAAATTCATTTCACGGAAGGTTTTCTCAGAGGATGAAGTTCGGGTCATTCACGCCAACAAGGGACAGAATACGCGAATCAACGCCATGCAGGCTTTCCGGGATAATACAATTCGGGTACTGGTGGCTACGGACGTAGCCGCCCGGGGGATCGACGTACAGGAAGTAACGCACGTTATTAACTTCGATGTACCGCTGATTTACGAAGATTACGTACACCGGATTGGTCGGACCGGACGGGCTTTCCGTACCGGCGAGGCTATCACCTTTGTTACGGAGGCTGAAGAATACCACATCGAGAAAATTGAAAAAATCATCGGTCAGGAAATTCCAGTGGAGTTTTTACCCGAAGCGGTCGAAGTAACCAATACGCCTTTCCAGGAACGGCAGGATATGCTGCGGGAAGTGGATGATCAGCGGAAGAAGGAAGATCCGACTTTTAAGGGAGCTTTCCACGAGAAAAAAGCCAGACCCTGGCAAAAAGCTCAGGCCGCCGGTCGGCCCGGCAGTAAACCCGGCGGACCCAAAGCCAGCAAGCCAGGTGGACGGCCTGGACCCAAAAATTCGGGCGGCAAAAAGCCCACCAGCGGACCAAAACGAGGCAGACGATAA
- a CDS encoding prolyl oligopeptidase family serine peptidase, with the protein MFHLPNVRALSLGLLLSLPAVSVMAQKLGPLTVEKIMRDPKWMGVSPSNPYWAEDGSRVYFSWNPEGAKGDSLYAYELASKKITKVSVTDRQRIPSESGKYNQAKTVKLYEKNGDLFYLDLATKQIRQLTNTVENESNPTFSSDERQVIFRRGMNLFSMYLASGEINQLTNFLSGSKKADPKANEQEKWQKTDQLAMFEVLKERADKKKDAAKITKAEQPKRPKEFYLEERNLMAPTAAPHGKYVTFQLVKSAAGAKSTIVPNYVTESGFTEDIPARTKVGAPLASHQLFLYDIEKDTIREVSAKDLTGITEQPKYLSEYKADTTSKKSKVRPVQFFGTNWSEDGTYAVVIVRSQDNKDRWIAQLDPATAKLKVLDRLRDEAWVGGPGSYALTWLDKETLLFQSEATGYSHLYSINLRTNERKQLTSGKFEVQQTVLSKDKKTIYFQSNEVHPGEQHWYKMAVTGGERVKLTTGMGAHEVSLSPDETKLLIRYSTPTQPWELYLQENQAGAKAEKITNSLSDEFKSYVWKEPQVITVKASDGQDIYARLYVPKKKNGAAVIFVHGAGYLQNAHKWWSQYYREYMFHNLLVDQGFTVLDMDYRGSAGYGRDWRTGIYRFMGGKDLDDHVDGAKYLTQKLGINAKRIGMYGGSYGGFMTLMALFTKPGVFKAGAALRPVTDWAAYNHGYTANILNEPQTDSLAYRRSSPIYHAAGLKDNLLICHGMVDVNVHFQDAVRLSQRLIELRKENWELAAYPMEDHGFVEPTSWMDEYKRILKLFQEKLKK; encoded by the coding sequence ATGTTTCATCTTCCTAATGTTCGGGCCCTTTCACTGGGTCTGCTTCTAAGCCTACCTGCCGTATCTGTCATGGCCCAGAAACTGGGGCCGCTGACCGTCGAAAAAATCATGCGGGATCCCAAATGGATGGGCGTTTCGCCGAGTAATCCCTACTGGGCCGAAGACGGTTCCAGGGTTTATTTTTCCTGGAATCCCGAAGGAGCCAAAGGCGATTCGCTCTATGCTTACGAACTCGCCAGCAAAAAAATTACGAAAGTAAGTGTAACCGATCGGCAGCGTATACCGAGCGAATCGGGGAAGTACAATCAGGCGAAAACCGTAAAGCTGTACGAAAAGAACGGCGATCTGTTTTACCTCGACTTGGCTACCAAACAGATTCGCCAGCTGACGAATACGGTTGAAAATGAAAGTAATCCTACGTTCAGTAGCGATGAAAGACAGGTGATCTTCCGTCGGGGCATGAACCTGTTTTCCATGTACCTAGCTTCGGGTGAAATCAATCAACTGACCAACTTTTTGTCGGGTAGTAAGAAAGCTGATCCGAAAGCCAACGAACAGGAAAAATGGCAGAAAACGGATCAGTTAGCGATGTTCGAAGTTTTGAAGGAACGGGCCGATAAGAAAAAGGACGCCGCTAAAATCACCAAAGCCGAACAGCCCAAGCGGCCTAAGGAATTTTACCTGGAAGAACGGAACCTGATGGCTCCCACGGCAGCTCCCCACGGAAAATACGTGACTTTCCAACTGGTAAAATCGGCGGCAGGAGCGAAGAGCACGATTGTGCCTAACTACGTCACCGAATCAGGATTCACGGAAGACATTCCGGCCCGCACCAAAGTAGGGGCACCCCTGGCTTCGCATCAGTTGTTTTTGTACGACATCGAAAAGGATACCATCCGCGAAGTGAGTGCAAAAGACCTGACGGGCATTACGGAGCAGCCTAAATACCTGTCGGAGTATAAAGCGGATACTACGTCCAAAAAATCGAAGGTGCGTCCGGTACAGTTTTTCGGAACGAACTGGTCCGAAGATGGTACGTATGCCGTGGTGATCGTTCGTTCGCAGGATAACAAAGACCGCTGGATTGCCCAGCTCGATCCCGCTACGGCGAAACTAAAGGTACTTGACCGCCTCCGCGATGAGGCCTGGGTAGGTGGTCCCGGTTCATACGCACTGACCTGGCTGGATAAGGAAACGTTACTGTTTCAGTCGGAAGCGACGGGATACTCGCATTTGTACAGCATCAACCTGCGTACGAATGAACGTAAGCAGCTCACGAGTGGCAAGTTCGAAGTACAGCAGACGGTTCTATCCAAGGATAAAAAGACGATCTACTTTCAGTCGAATGAGGTACACCCCGGAGAACAGCACTGGTATAAAATGGCGGTTACGGGCGGTGAACGCGTGAAGCTGACAACCGGTATGGGAGCCCATGAGGTAAGCCTTTCACCGGATGAAACGAAACTGCTCATTCGTTATTCAACGCCTACGCAGCCTTGGGAACTGTATCTACAGGAAAACCAGGCGGGAGCGAAAGCGGAAAAAATCACAAATTCACTGTCGGATGAGTTCAAATCCTATGTCTGGAAAGAACCGCAGGTCATCACGGTAAAAGCCAGCGACGGACAGGATATTTACGCACGTCTGTACGTACCGAAGAAGAAAAACGGGGCGGCGGTCATCTTTGTCCACGGAGCCGGATACCTGCAAAACGCTCACAAATGGTGGAGTCAGTATTACCGGGAATATATGTTCCATAACTTACTGGTCGATCAGGGCTTTACGGTACTGGACATGGATTACCGGGGCTCGGCGGGCTACGGTCGCGACTGGCGAACGGGCATTTATCGCTTCATGGGAGGTAAGGACCTCGACGATCACGTAGACGGGGCGAAGTATCTGACGCAGAAACTGGGTATCAACGCCAAACGCATTGGGATGTACGGTGGTAGTTACGGCGGGTTTATGACGCTGATGGCTTTGTTCACCAAACCCGGCGTATTCAAAGCGGGGGCGGCTCTCCGGCCCGTAACCGATTGGGCGGCGTACAATCACGGCTATACGGCCAATATTCTGAATGAACCCCAGACGGATTCGCTGGCGTACCGTCGCAGCTCTCCAATTTATCACGCCGCTGGTCTGAAAGATAACCTACTCATCTGTCACGGGATGGTAGACGTAAACGTGCATTTCCAGGATGCTGTACGTCTCTCGCAGCGACTGATTGAATTGCGAAAAGAAAACTGGGAACTCGCCGCTTATCCCATGGAAGACCACGGATTTGTAGAGCCTACCAGCTGGATGGATGAGTACAAGCGGATTTTGAAGTTGTTTCAGGAGAAGTTGAAGAAGTAA
- a CDS encoding cytochrome-c peroxidase, protein MLRWLILLSSAVVLAFNLRNDTPYTLTIPASFGHRYTIPADNPMTVEGVALGRFLFYDSLLSKNNTISCSSCHQQNRAFTDGFALSIGVNGRTTARNSMSLANLLWVRHFFWDGHSPTLEDQALIPMAHPDELGLAPEKAARKLQQTAFYPPKFKRAFGTDSITPLLMAKALAQFERTLISAQAPYDQYLRHQYTLTAAEKRGMDLFMRTSNVAKGIRGANCAHCHGGAQFFQNVFHNNGLDASPLDPGRQEVTGFDADFARFRVPTLRNIAVTGPYMHDGRFRTLEEVIDHYSEHMASSRTLSTDLKGPMHLTSSEKKDLIAFLHTLTDTEFLQNPAFSNPFLTQ, encoded by the coding sequence ATGCTTCGTTGGTTGATCCTGCTGAGTAGTGCGGTGGTGCTGGCCTTTAACCTCCGCAACGATACTCCCTATACGCTTACTATTCCGGCTTCTTTTGGGCATCGCTACACGATTCCGGCGGATAACCCGATGACCGTGGAAGGCGTGGCCCTAGGGCGTTTTCTGTTTTACGACTCCCTGCTTTCCAAGAACAATACCATCTCCTGTAGCAGTTGCCATCAGCAAAATCGGGCGTTTACCGATGGTTTTGCGTTGAGTATCGGCGTGAATGGACGCACCACGGCCCGCAATTCCATGTCGCTGGCGAACCTGCTTTGGGTACGTCATTTCTTCTGGGATGGTCACTCACCCACGCTGGAAGATCAGGCTCTGATTCCCATGGCTCATCCGGATGAACTGGGACTAGCTCCCGAGAAAGCGGCTCGTAAACTGCAACAAACGGCTTTTTATCCCCCAAAATTCAAACGGGCATTTGGCACCGACTCCATTACGCCCCTTCTGATGGCCAAAGCTCTGGCTCAGTTTGAGCGGACGTTGATTTCTGCTCAGGCTCCGTATGATCAGTACCTGAGACATCAGTACACGCTAACCGCCGCCGAAAAGCGAGGCATGGATCTATTCATGCGAACCTCCAACGTAGCCAAAGGTATACGCGGAGCGAATTGTGCTCACTGTCACGGCGGAGCCCAGTTTTTCCAGAACGTCTTTCACAATAATGGCCTTGATGCCTCACCGCTCGATCCTGGTCGGCAGGAAGTAACAGGCTTTGACGCCGATTTTGCCCGCTTTCGCGTACCGACGCTTCGGAATATTGCCGTGACGGGTCCGTACATGCACGACGGTCGCTTCCGGACGTTGGAGGAAGTCATCGATCATTACAGTGAGCATATGGCTTCCAGCCGTACGCTCAGTACGGACTTAAAAGGTCCCATGCATCTGACCTCTTCCGAAAAGAAAGATTTGATCGCCTTCCTACATACACTTACGGACACGGAGTTTTTACAGAATCCCGCCTTTAGCAATCCGTTTTTGACGCAATAG
- a CDS encoding molybdopterin-dependent oxidoreductase, producing MKKLLSLFGFLVWSWNVSAQVVLKVTGEVNTPLQLQASDLKALPHTEVRTVDKDQKEHHYSAIPLIELLKKAGVTVGGQLRGENLVKYALVRAADGYEVLFALPELDPEFSTRTIVLADAVDGTPLPAGLGPYRIVVPGEKKPARWIREVREIEIRFAK from the coding sequence ATGAAAAAGTTACTGTCCTTGTTCGGTTTTCTTGTATGGTCCTGGAATGTATCAGCTCAGGTGGTTCTGAAGGTTACGGGTGAAGTCAATACTCCGCTTCAACTACAGGCTTCCGATCTGAAAGCTCTGCCGCATACAGAAGTAAGAACCGTAGACAAAGACCAGAAAGAACACCACTATTCGGCCATACCGCTGATTGAGCTACTCAAAAAAGCCGGGGTAACCGTAGGCGGGCAACTTCGCGGGGAAAATCTGGTTAAATACGCTCTGGTACGGGCCGCCGATGGGTATGAGGTCTTGTTTGCTTTACCAGAACTCGACCCAGAGTTTAGTACGCGAACTATCGTACTCGCCGATGCCGTAGACGGTACTCCCTTACCCGCTGGCCTAGGTCCGTATCGAATCGTAGTACCCGGCGAAAAGAAACCCGCCCGCTGGATTCGGGAAGTAAGGGAAATTGAAATCCGGTTTGCCAAATGA
- a CDS encoding MFS transporter, with translation MNQTSTLTDTSDTSHQQYPWLIAVSGLFILITINGLTTSSLSVFDEVVQREFHLSRSVLKSRETVTYAVSALFILLSGWLIDRIGVKKLLLSGLTLMTLALGGYGFARNLTDLYILHVLLGLAYVSAGSVAVVILVSSWFQKKRGLALGITLAGTSLGSAIFPPLLTNLIHTHGWREAFHWLSFVPLVLFVYTAVVVHSTPETAGMQPYGRGATEEPLVKEGRTYAEALRTPLFWLIALCGFLSFLGIVGLVSNLFLQLRSVGFDSGQAAWTLSLYFTLALVGKFLISWISDLVSLYPLFTGCLLGLMVGAVGLASLTPSLIIPSVGLAALSWGGVFTLYNVLIVRSFGLKAAGKINGTISLFENCGSLLGPLVMGWLFETSGSYQQALYLTAGVFGLTAFLSLFFFRRAPKAYVS, from the coding sequence ATGAATCAAACATCTACTTTAACCGATACTTCAGACACTTCTCATCAACAGTATCCCTGGTTGATCGCGGTTTCCGGGTTATTCATTCTCATTACCATCAATGGGCTTACTACTTCTTCGTTGTCGGTGTTTGATGAAGTTGTTCAGCGGGAGTTTCACTTGAGTCGGAGCGTACTGAAGTCCCGGGAAACGGTTACCTACGCTGTTTCGGCTCTATTCATTTTACTGTCAGGTTGGTTGATTGATCGGATTGGGGTAAAGAAGTTACTGCTGAGTGGATTAACCTTAATGACCCTGGCTCTGGGCGGCTACGGGTTCGCTCGTAATCTGACGGATTTGTATATTCTGCACGTACTGCTTGGACTGGCGTACGTTTCGGCGGGTTCAGTGGCCGTAGTGATTCTGGTTTCGTCCTGGTTTCAGAAAAAACGCGGATTAGCCCTGGGTATTACGCTGGCGGGCACAAGTTTGGGTAGTGCCATTTTTCCGCCCTTACTTACGAATCTAATTCATACGCACGGCTGGCGGGAAGCTTTTCACTGGCTATCGTTTGTCCCCCTGGTGCTGTTCGTTTATACGGCTGTCGTTGTGCATAGTACCCCCGAAACCGCCGGCATGCAACCCTACGGACGAGGGGCGACGGAAGAACCACTGGTAAAGGAGGGGCGAACGTATGCCGAAGCCCTACGTACGCCCTTGTTCTGGTTGATTGCTTTGTGCGGATTTCTTTCGTTTTTGGGAATTGTCGGCTTGGTTTCCAATCTCTTTTTACAATTACGAAGCGTTGGATTCGATTCCGGGCAAGCGGCCTGGACGCTATCGCTGTATTTCACGTTAGCATTGGTAGGGAAATTTCTGATTTCCTGGATTTCTGATCTGGTGTCCCTCTATCCTCTGTTTACCGGCTGTCTGTTGGGACTCATGGTCGGAGCAGTAGGCCTGGCTTCGCTGACGCCGAGTCTAATTATTCCTTCCGTAGGATTGGCGGCCTTAAGCTGGGGCGGCGTTTTCACTCTGTACAACGTATTGATTGTTCGATCCTTTGGCTTGAAAGCAGCCGGGAAGATCAACGGTACCATCAGCTTATTCGAAAACTGCGGTTCACTACTGGGACCACTAGTGATGGGCTGGCTCTTCGAAACCTCCGGCTCGTACCAGCAAGCCTTGTACCTGACGGCTGGCGTTTTTGGACTAACGGCCTTTCTTTCCCTGTTTTTCTTTCGGCGAGCACCCAAGGCGTACGTTTCATAG
- a CDS encoding tetratricopeptide repeat protein, which produces MRALLVVWTILGVFPNVFGQTSQFVSQSHPLTKSNSEARSTVAKDSDKTSLHCIPLWGEKKKSAQQIKQDEAFLKACDENFGNRAEASRFFAERGWEYIAEGELDTACYRFNLAQLLNTKNSDAYWGLGVVCHQKGQGTEAIRMLSKGVACDSANSMLLDDLATLYIQQHQQSGQAHDLDEAFTLLNRSVQLDTTNATTYLKLALAEYQRNNFDKAWEHLHQCRQLDVQVLDFNFIEQLSAKQADPKGVFNSGKN; this is translated from the coding sequence ATGAGAGCCCTTTTAGTAGTGTGGACCATTCTGGGGGTATTTCCGAACGTTTTCGGACAGACCTCTCAGTTTGTTAGTCAGTCCCATCCCCTAACCAAATCAAATTCTGAAGCCCGTTCGACGGTAGCTAAAGACAGTGACAAAACATCCCTGCACTGTATTCCGCTGTGGGGTGAAAAAAAGAAATCCGCCCAGCAAATCAAACAAGACGAAGCCTTTTTAAAGGCCTGTGACGAGAATTTCGGTAATCGGGCCGAAGCCAGCCGGTTTTTTGCCGAGCGTGGCTGGGAGTACATCGCCGAAGGTGAGCTGGATACAGCTTGCTACCGCTTCAACCTGGCCCAGTTGCTGAACACGAAAAACAGCGATGCGTACTGGGGTTTAGGGGTTGTTTGCCATCAGAAAGGACAAGGAACCGAGGCCATCCGTATGTTGAGCAAAGGAGTCGCCTGCGATTCTGCTAATTCGATGTTACTCGATGATCTGGCGACGCTGTACATTCAGCAACATCAGCAATCCGGTCAGGCTCATGATTTGGACGAAGCGTTTACCTTACTCAATCGTTCCGTACAGCTGGATACGACTAACGCCACGACGTACCTGAAACTGGCACTGGCCGAGTACCAGCGAAACAATTTTGATAAAGCCTGGGAACACCTGCACCAATGCCGTCAGCTGGATGTACAGGTCCTCGACTTCAATTTCATCGAGCAGCTTTCGGCTAAACAGGCCGATCCAAAAGGCGTATTTAATTCCGGAAAAAACTAA
- a CDS encoding FRG domain-containing protein, giving the protein MKEVELSTIEAYLTLIKQSKDEHSQQGYSIDFLFRGQTFDHPLLPKICRLKAKGDILQVEQTLLQEFKRTNPLLIEPHRPMDDWDYLTLGQHFTLPTRLLDWSNNALTALWFATGESLGASSYSVVWILMAQEEDFAANLETMHPFEVPQTKLVRPRIIKQRINNQSGVFSVASSQELLTKQYMNEIDSYTEKLIKVKIPSTCLKQIRTDLDTLGVNAFSIFPELEGLCTYLQWRYFE; this is encoded by the coding sequence ATGAAAGAAGTTGAATTAAGTACGATTGAAGCGTACCTCACGCTCATTAAGCAGAGTAAAGACGAACACAGCCAGCAGGGCTACTCGATTGATTTTCTTTTTCGCGGACAAACGTTCGATCATCCCCTGCTTCCCAAGATTTGCCGCCTGAAAGCCAAAGGTGACATTTTGCAGGTGGAACAAACGCTTTTACAGGAATTCAAGCGAACAAATCCACTGCTCATTGAGCCGCACCGCCCCATGGACGATTGGGATTACCTGACGCTGGGCCAGCATTTTACCTTACCCACGCGTTTGCTCGACTGGTCAAACAATGCCCTGACGGCCCTGTGGTTCGCTACGGGCGAATCGCTAGGGGCTTCGTCGTACAGCGTAGTGTGGATTTTAATGGCTCAGGAAGAAGATTTTGCGGCCAATCTGGAAACGATGCACCCTTTCGAGGTGCCGCAAACTAAGCTGGTACGACCCCGGATTATCAAGCAACGGATCAATAATCAGTCGGGTGTATTTAGCGTCGCGTCGTCTCAGGAACTACTGACCAAGCAGTACATGAACGAAATCGACTCGTATACGGAGAAGTTGATCAAGGTAAAAATTCCGTCCACCTGTTTGAAGCAAATTCGTACCGATCTGGATACGCTAGGCGTTAACGCTTTTTCAATTTTCCCGGAACTGGAAGGGCTCTGTACTTATCTTCAATGGCGTTACTTTGAATAA
- the pncB gene encoding nicotinate phosphoribosyltransferase — protein sequence MSVPSILPSLLDNDFYKFTMQQGVIRLFPSARARYQFINRGKHAFPPGFAKALREAVDAMASLQLTREEKHFLRVTCPYLDPVYLDFLAGYRYNPEEVHIIQTGEELEVRVEGLWYRTILWEVPLMSLICELYYQLNHLKRISDAEVIENTRQKIENYRDLNVTVAEFGTRRRHSYGVHRLVLQALQQYGAGSFVGTSNVHMAMQYQTKPIGTHAHEWFMFHAARYGFKMSNALGLEHWVQVYRGDLGIALSDTYTTDVFFQQFDKMFSKLFDGVRHDSGDPLEFTDKVIQHYQRMGINPLSKTITFSDSLNYEKVVRIAEHCRGRIGMSFGIGTSLTNDVGPKAMNIVIKMTEAQPGEGEWTEVVKLSDEKGKYTGSERMIHLAKEILHIE from the coding sequence ATGTCTGTGCCTTCCATCCTTCCCTCCCTGCTAGATAATGACTTCTACAAGTTCACTATGCAGCAGGGAGTTATTCGGCTCTTTCCATCGGCCCGAGCCCGTTATCAATTCATTAATCGGGGAAAACATGCGTTTCCGCCCGGCTTTGCCAAAGCTCTGCGGGAAGCCGTTGATGCCATGGCTTCTTTGCAACTGACCCGCGAAGAGAAACACTTTCTCCGAGTTACCTGCCCTTACCTCGACCCCGTCTATCTGGATTTTCTGGCCGGCTACCGATACAATCCCGAAGAAGTACACATCATCCAAACCGGCGAAGAACTGGAAGTACGCGTTGAAGGCCTGTGGTACCGTACCATTTTGTGGGAAGTACCGCTCATGTCGCTAATCTGTGAACTGTACTATCAACTGAATCATCTGAAGCGAATTAGTGATGCGGAAGTGATAGAGAATACTCGCCAGAAGATTGAAAATTACCGCGATCTGAACGTTACGGTAGCTGAGTTCGGCACCCGCCGTCGCCATTCGTATGGGGTACATCGATTGGTTTTACAGGCTTTGCAACAGTACGGGGCGGGTTCATTTGTCGGAACTAGCAACGTACACATGGCCATGCAGTATCAGACCAAACCCATTGGTACGCACGCCCACGAATGGTTTATGTTCCACGCAGCCCGGTACGGTTTTAAGATGTCGAATGCTTTAGGACTGGAACATTGGGTACAGGTCTATCGCGGGGATTTGGGCATTGCCCTATCGGATACGTACACAACGGACGTCTTTTTCCAGCAGTTTGACAAGATGTTCTCCAAGCTCTTCGATGGAGTCCGGCACGACAGTGGCGATCCGCTCGAATTCACCGATAAAGTCATCCAGCATTACCAACGCATGGGGATCAATCCGCTGTCGAAAACCATCACCTTCTCTGATTCACTCAATTATGAAAAAGTCGTACGCATTGCCGAACACTGTCGGGGTCGCATCGGCATGTCGTTTGGCATCGGTACCAGTCTGACCAATGACGTCGGCCCTAAAGCCATGAACATTGTAATTAAAATGACGGAGGCCCAGCCGGGTGAAGGAGAATGGACCGAGGTCGTCAAGCTATCCGACGAAAAAGGCAAATACACGGGCAGCGAACGGATGATTCATCTGGCTAAGGAAATCCTCCACATCGAATGA